AATCAAGGTTAATTTAGGTAGACTTTTTAAAAGTCCATTTTTTGCATTGTGACATGGCTATGCATTTGGATGACCTCTTGAAGATAAGAAGGTAAATATTTGCCATAATTCAACGTTTGTTATTCGTTCTTCTGAGAATAGAGGCTTACGATACACCACGAGTTCAGTTTATGGCACGGTGCGTGCGTGGGTGGGTCAAGAATCCGGCCGCCGAGTGTTCTTGTTATTTATTTATATCTTCTTATTTATCATCAAAAAGCGGATATTGCCGCCATATATTTCGGCGCGTCAGTCGCGTCTTTAAACGAAGACCAGTACAATGAACAGGAGTACAGAATGTCGGAATGTCTTACTATCACAACATCAACAGAATAACCAGTCATGGGTAAGTGAAGATGTACAGAGCTGTGAAAGTCTAATGATCCGTAGGCCTTTTGACAATTGTTCGCAAAAACAAAGCCAAGtccaaggagatgagggtgCTATTCCTGTGTGTCTGCTCGCAAGAAGGACAAGTACCGTGTTGCTGAATACCAGCGCCCAGTGGACTCGATAACGCTGGAAAGACTACCATactgaagaagctgaacaATGAGAACATTTCAGACATTAGCCCAACTTTGGGTTTCAATATTAAAACACTGATTAGAGATGGGTGAGTATCAGTACCTGCGCCACAGGATGAAATAGCACTAATTTTGCCTATCAAGATACACTCTCAATATTTGTAAGCGTCGTGTAGAAGGCTGGCGGATAATGGACCGACGTGTTTCCTGGAATTAGGGGACGTAGGAGGCCAACGAACGCTGCGGCCCTATTGGAGAAATTACTTTGAATCTACCGACGCCGTCGTCTGGGTTGTGGACTCTTCAGACAGAATGCGTATGGAGGACTGCCGGGATGAGTTAAAGGAGCTCCTGCATGAAGAAGTGAGTGTCTCCCTGTCAAGGAAGCCTTCCGCTCACAAATGGATAAAAGAGACTTGCCGGAGCAACCTTATTGATCTTCGCCAATAAGCAGGATCTTGGTGGTTCGATGACACTGGAGGAGATACGAGATGTGAGTGAGATTTAACCAGTCGTTGGAGCCGCTAATCCCTTGTCCAGGCCCTAGAGCTGCGGTCAATCATTTCTCATCGGTGGATCGTCTATCCCTGTTCGGCTTTCACTGGAAAAAACCTCGACGATGGAATGAATTGGCTGGTAAAGGAAGTCGCCGGGCGACTATACTGGAGCGGATTGAACGCAAAGGAAGCAGACCTTTTCTGAGAGCTAGCGGATAACCGCGCCGGTACTGATATTGGCGCTCAAACAAACCTGAATATGCAGTAGTCAGGTAGTTCATTTACGTTTGACATACGTTGACATGCATATTTTGTGGATGTTACAGTTGTATTGCTATGACATATTCTATTAATCAAACTATAATGATACCACGAGGTTTATCACGGTATACACCTAATGAACGGTATCCTAAAAAAGTGGCAGAGAAATGTCCTGAACCGATCTCGCATGATGTGTATGTGTAGGGAAAACATTATAGTAGACCCAAGCGTCGTTTCAGTTCCTTCAATCGACGAGAGGGTGTGTCGGCATTCCAAATTTCTTCGCCCGTCAGAGGATCGGTGCAATCCATTAGACGTGGCAGTCCGAACTGCTCTACAAcgaaggaggatgaaatgGTGGCGTATAAAAGAGCTATGGACGGAATCAGTAGGACTCCTGATAGTGTTGGAAAGTATCTTACCTTCATAAGGGTCATTAGTTAGGGAAAGGCCTGCTACATAACCTCCCAGGAAAGAGTTGCCAGCTACGACAATGAAAGCATCAATATTGACGATACATGGTTTCCAATCCAACCCACCTCCAGTCACATCTTTTACATTCTTCacatcatcaccttccCAATAAGCCGGACACCATTTTAATCCGCCTTTCTTGGTGCCTACACATGCTCCGAGCCGACCACACCTGACGACCACTATACCTTGTCCATTCGCGCCAATACCGACATCGTGCAGAATATGGGTCACCAGGCGTTCAACTGTTGGACGCAGCGAGATAGAAGAGGTCGCCATGGTAGGGATAGAgtagaaagaaaagagctCTTCGTGATTGGGGCTAAGGGCCAATCAGCATAATAGGTTTCCTTCATCAAGCAACGACTTACGAGAGTACTTCGATATCGGGAAGAATGTGTTCGAGCCAGTCCTTCTGGCCAGGATGGCATGAAGGGGGGGTAGGCTCAAAGACAATCTTAGGTCGCCAGCTATCTTTCGGCAAAGCTTTCAGATCAGAGACGATAACAGCCACATTTTCTGGAGAGTATGGAGGGGAAATGTGAA
The Cryptococcus neoformans var. neoformans B-3501A chromosome 13, whole genome shotgun sequence DNA segment above includes these coding regions:
- a CDS encoding hypothetical protein (HMMPfam hit to Arf, ADP-ribosylation factor family, score: 338.7, E(): 8.3e-99), which produces MGLLTIVRKNKAKSKEMRVLFLGLDNAGKTTILKKLNNENISDISPTLGFNIKTLIRDGYTLNIWDVGGQRTLRPYWRNYFESTDAVVWVVDSSDRMRMEDCRDELKELLHEERLAGATLLIFANKQDLGGSMTLEEIRDALELRSIISHRWIVYPCSAFTGKNLDDGMNWLVKEVAGRLYWSGLNAKEADLF
- a CDS encoding hypothetical protein (Match to ESTs gb|CF192427.1|CF192427, gb|CF187173.1|CF187173), which encodes MSPYIHPSEARAPGESVRCTTRLPPILASIGTVLIDAFDSLPRPIVDDSQASSRPASPVIDERAPQPQGHLQHLVIPARRLRLSPPLSSPATSGTSGPSTPQMTLDDIPVPNAEEVYEMLGGGALYAIVGARFWLPPCQLRTLVDRAPAENDDCPKDVEQKLAKLGNEIWVWNRGEGTRMTRARIRYEGDVRYFQPVVKAPYRTIQELSTSPLLYAEYLHISPPYSPENVAVIVSDLKALPKDSWRPKIVFEPTPPSCHPGQKDWLEHILPDIEVLSPNHEELFSFYSIPTMATSSISLRPTVERLVTHILHDVGIGANGQGIVVVRCGRLGACVGTKKGGLKWCPAYWEGDDVKNVKDVTGAGNSFLGGYVAGLSLTNDPYEALLYATISSSFVVEQFGLPRLMDCTDPLTGEEIWNADTPSRRLKELKRRLGLL